GGTGGGGATAATTGCGGATGGGGATATTATAAGGGCCCTCAAAAGCCTTTAATGTTCATATAAAGGCTGTGATAGTATAAATTGCAGCTGATAGGATGACGCATGTGGGTATCGTAACTATCCAAGTGTATGCTATGTGCCTTATTACGTCATATTCGACCGTTGATGTCCCATGTGCAACCCCAACGCCTATCACCGACCCCACAAGGGTCTGTGTTGGCGATACGGGCATACCATAACCCAGAAAGAGATAAACGATAAATGATGCTGATAGCTGGGCTGCAAAGCCTCTACTTGGTGTGAGATCTGTTATTCTTCTCCCAATTGTTTCTGTCACCCTGTTACCAGCCAGCAGAATTCCTGAAGCAAGCCCAAGAGCCCCCAGTATTCTGATCCAGTATCCACCAGCATAACCAGTCGCAAATATAACACCTGTTGCGACTGCTATATCCACGGCCCCAAGGTTAAGGGCTGAAAACGAGGAACTCAGTATCTGAAGATATGAAAATACCTTTTCGAGCCGGTCTCGCATACCCATACCCTGAAGTGGTTTTATTAAAACCCTTCTGATGGATTTGTAGATTACGAATCCTGTGAAAAAACCTGCAATCGGTGACATAATCCAGCTCAGCACTATGAAGCCAATAACATCTGTTCTCATGTTCTGAATGCCGATACTTGCTATTCCAGCACCAATAACTGAACTTACAATGGCATCAGAACCTGAAATGGGTATTTTTTTTATGATGGTGAATGTTATCCAGATTGATGATGTTAATGTTATAACAAGGACTGTTCTGGGATTAAGGAGTCCCTGGGGGATTATCCCTTCACTTATTGTTTTTATGACGCCCCCACCAAGGAAAAGCGCCCCAACTGATACAAAAAATCCCCCCAGCAGGAGGGCATTTTTCATCCTGAGAGAACCACTACCGACAGCGGTACCCACAGAGTTACCTATATCGTTTGCGGCAATATTGAAGGCCATGTATAGGCTCAGAATGAGACTAATTGCTATGAGCGTGTCCATGGAATTAATATGAAATGTTAGTTTAATTAATTTACCACTTATTTATACCACTGCACTGTGCATTATGGTTAAGGATACATTCCATGAGATGCAGGGGATTGATATGTCCATAGAAACATTAAAATACTACTTAGTATAATGGATACAATGGGCTAGACCGGAGGGTTAGGGGTCCTCTGTAAGCGCAAATCCCCTATACGGCGCGGTCGAAGTTCAGGGGGCGGCTGATCGACTGTTTATCGGCCCTGCTGATTGGTGTCGAAGCCTCGTCCCGCAGGATCAGTGGTGATGGGGCCCTGACTGGAGGGTCAGGGTAAACCATCTTAGTCATGGGAACGGGTCAGGCCTGGAAAGGAGCAGCCCTACCATGGACAGCTGATGCTTGCGGATTAACGGGGTGGAGCCAGTCAGCGGGATCACCGGTAGATGGAAGGTCTGTCAACCCCTGAACG
This genomic stretch from Methanothermobacter sp. harbors:
- a CDS encoding inorganic phosphate transporter, whose product is MDTLIAISLILSLYMAFNIAANDIGNSVGTAVGSGSLRMKNALLLGGFFVSVGALFLGGGVIKTISEGIIPQGLLNPRTVLVITLTSSIWITFTIIKKIPISGSDAIVSSVIGAGIASIGIQNMRTDVIGFIVLSWIMSPIAGFFTGFVIYKSIRRVLIKPLQGMGMRDRLEKVFSYLQILSSSFSALNLGAVDIAVATGVIFATGYAGGYWIRILGALGLASGILLAGNRVTETIGRRITDLTPSRGFAAQLSASFIVYLFLGYGMPVSPTQTLVGSVIGVGVAHGTSTVEYDVIRHIAYTWIVTIPTCVILSAAIYTITAFI